From Arcobacter sp. CECT 8986, one genomic window encodes:
- a CDS encoding response regulator transcription factor: MKILALEDNERLLKLIKSSLEKEGYEVDCFSNGDDALDVLENGYNCFILDINVPSIDGLTLLEYIRAKSSDVPVLIISSNHDLEKIEKSYKFGCNDYIKKPFYIIELVEKVKKMCSPKSNKFELCENTVFDLKEHKLYIDGDEVELTKKEILFLELFAQNLNKIASYDEMIDYVWQGEETNLTNIRAMIKRLRKKLPTDSIVIVKGMGYSLNKSAKFI, encoded by the coding sequence ATGAAAATATTAGCACTAGAGGATAATGAAAGGCTTTTAAAGCTTATAAAAAGTTCTTTAGAAAAAGAAGGGTATGAAGTAGATTGTTTTTCAAATGGTGATGATGCTTTAGATGTATTAGAAAATGGTTATAACTGTTTTATACTTGATATAAATGTACCATCAATTGATGGACTAACATTATTAGAGTATATAAGAGCTAAATCATCTGATGTTCCAGTTCTTATTATAAGTTCAAATCATGATTTAGAAAAAATAGAGAAATCATATAAGTTTGGATGTAATGACTATATTAAAAAACCTTTTTATATTATTGAGTTAGTTGAAAAAGTAAAAAAGATGTGTAGTCCTAAATCTAATAAATTTGAATTATGCGAAAATACTGTATTTGATTTAAAAGAGCATAAGTTATATATTGATGGTGATGAGGTAGAACTTACTAAAAAAGAGATACTTTTTTTAGAACTATTTGCACAAAATCTTAATAAAATCGCAAGCTATGATGAAATGATTGATTATGTATGGCAAGGTGAAGAGACAAATCTTACAAATATAAGAGCAATGATAAAAAGACTTAGAAAAAAACTTCCTACTGATAGTATTGTTATTGTAAAAGGGATGGGATATTCATTAAATAAGAGTGCAAAATTTATATAA